The nucleotide sequence TGGCGCGCACCACCCTTTCCGCACTGCTGGCGATGGGGGTGCTCGACTTCGGCCTGCAAAAATTCTACTTCCTCAAACAGCAGCGCATGAGTCATGAAGATATCCGCAACGAGTTCAAAAACTCGGAAGGCGACCCGCACATGAAAGGCCACCGTAAGTCGGTGGCGCAGGAAATCCTCAACGAGCCCGCCAGCCCGCGCACCAAACCCAGAGTGGAAGACGCCGACCTGCTGCTGGTCAACCCAACCCATTACGCGGTGGCGCTGTTCTACCGCCCCGGCAAAACGCCGCTGCCGCGCATCCTGCTCAAGGGCGAAGACGACCAGGCCAAGGCGTTGATCGCCCGCGCCCATCAGGCCCGCGTGCCGGTAATCCGCTTCATCTGGCTGGCGCGCACCCTGTACCGGATACCGGAAGGTCACTACATCCCGCGCAATACCCTGCAACCGGTGGCGCAGGTTTATCGGGTGCTACGACAATTGGAGAAAGACCTGCCGCAGCGGGAAGTGATCGAACTGGGGTGAGGGGCACAGCGCTTCTCCCCCCCTGGGTACAAACTGACCTCAAGTACAGACTGACCTCAAGTACAGACTGACCTCAATGCCCGCTTATCACCGCTAGCGCCCCTGCGTAAAGAAAACCGCACCCTAGTCAAAAATCGTTTCAATATAATCCTGCGTCTGAGTTAACTATTTGCTGTCATGGCCGTTATTCTGCTTTGATGGATAACTTTCACGGATAAAAAGTGCGCTTATGTTCAAATCGTTTTTTCCCAACCCTAAACTGTTTTTCTCCTCCGCACTGCTGTGGTCGCTGGTGGTGGTGGTCATCTGGTACAGCTGGGGGCGGCCGCTGGGCGATAGCCTGCTGCACATCAGCCAACCGCTGCCGCAAGGCGCGATACGGTTCCTGTCGCCGGCTTTTCTGTGGTTCTACGGCTACTACGCGCTGTGCGTGGGCATCTTCGCCAGCGCCTGGGCGCTGTTAAACCCGCACCCCTGGCAGCGCTGGTCGATTCTCGGCTCCTCACTGATCGTTTTCGTGACCTACTTTTCGGTCGAAGTCGGCGTGGCGGTCAACGATTGGTACGTGCCTTTTTACGATCTGATCCAGAAAGCGCTGAGCGCGCCTAACGCCGTGACCATTCAGGCGTTTTACCAGCAGTTGCTGATTTTCCTCGGTATCGCGCTAACCGCGGTAACGGTCGGTGTGCTGAACCTGTTTTTCGTCAGCCATTACGTCTTCCGCTGGCGCACCGCCATGAACGACTACTACACCTCGCACTGGCAAACGTTGCGGCACATTGAAGGGGCGGCGCAGCGTATTCAGGAAGACACCATGCGTTTCGCTTCCACGGTGGAAAGCCTGGGGGTAGACCTGGTGAAATCGCTGATGACGTTGATAGCCTTTCTACCGGTGCTGGTCAGCCTCTCTTCTCACGTCAAATCGCTGCCGCTGATCGGCGAAATTCCCTACGGTCTGGTGATTGCGGCTATCGTCTGGTCGCTGGCGGGCACCAGCTTGCTGGCGCTGATCGGCATCAAGCTGCCGGGGCTGGAGTTCAATAACCAGCGGGTGGAAGCCGCCTACCGTAAAGAGCTGGTGTATGGCGAGGATGACGCCGGCCGCGCCACGCCGCCCACGGTAAAACAGCTGTTTAAAGGCGTGCGCAAAAACTATTTCCGCCTTTACTTCCATTACACCTACTTCAACATCGCGCGGGTGCTTTATCTGCAAACCGACAACGTGTTCGGCATCATCATGCTGCTGCCGTCAATCGTAGCGGGCAGCCTGACGCTCGGTCTGATGACTCAGATAACCAACGTGTTCGATCAGGTGCGCGGTTCGTTCCAGTACCTGATCAACTCCTGGACCACCATCGTGGAACTGATGTCGATTTATAAACGTCTGCGCAGTTTCGAATCGGTGATTCAGGACGTGCCGATGACCATCGACGCCGCGGATGTCACCTCCGGCGCCTGATAAGCGAGAACCCCTTCCGCCGCTCTGGCGCGCATGGTCGCCAGAGCGTGCCAACATCACCCGTCATATTTCACGTTGCAGGTCCATTACGTTGCAGGTGCGTTGGCTGCCTGCAACTCGAATTACTTTGGTTATATACGGCTATTTTTCACCGAATAAGCAGAAACCGACGCAGAGCATTATTTTCTCACTCACGTATAAAATGAAAAAATATGATTTAGGGCAGCTATCTAAAAATAAATTTTTGAATAACCGATAAACATTGGCAAATCAAATGCCTCACCTAACTAGTACATGAAATCATTTAACCGATTCTGAACAGAATAAACAGAGGTAAGAACGAATCTGGAATAAAAAACGTAAACAACGTGTTATTTCATTATGTTATCAGCCATTTATACTTTAAAAAAATATGATAATATTTACACGTTTTTTCTCCTCGCTGAAAAAACCCATCTCTTAATTTTTTAAAAAACATGGATGTTAACAGATGGTTAGCCTCTGTTGATCTTGCATCATCAACACACTTAGCCCCATAGGAAACCTTAATGAATACAATTCTACATACCTATAACAATCTGAAGGTTGGTATTAAGTTGGCGATAGGGTTTGGACTGATTTTGATCATGTCCGCCTTCATCATGCTGTCGGGAGTTAATGGCTTTCGTAATATTGACGCTTACGTCGACAAGTCCATCATCAGCAATGATATTAATAATAACCTGAACGATGCCAGACGCTCCCGACTCAGTTTTCAGTATACCCATGACTACGCCGCCATTAATAAAGTCGGCGACCTGATGGTCAAAGTGGGCCAGTCGCTGAATCGGGCCAACCAGTTAACCTGGAGCCCCGATGCGCAGAACTTGCTGAATCAGCTAAACGACGCCTATAAAAAATATCTCCCTGGGCGGGAAGCGTTGATCAAAGCCAGCCAACAGCGCGATGTCGTGGCGCAAAAACTGAATCAGGACAGCAGCGCCGGCACGCTCAATGCACTGCGCGCTCAATTTAGCGCCAGTACGCTGACGCCGGAATTACGGCTGGAATTTACCACGCTGTTCGAACAACTGTCAGAAATCCGCGACCTGACGCATGAGTTGCTGCTGCAACCTTCCGTTCAAACCGAATCCAGCCTGCGCAAAGCCCTTGGCAACGCCCAGAGCACGGTCAATCAATTCATGCCGAAATTCAGCGCGGAACAGCAAGGATGGCTGGACCAGACCTGGCGTTTTTTCTCCGCCTACAATGGCTACATTGACGATTATATGAACGCCTTCCGCGATGAAAACACCGCCACCAGTACCATGACCGGCGCCGCAACCATTCTGGATAACGCCTCCAGCGAATTGTATGACAGCCAGTTGGCGCTGGTCAGCGCCATCACCGCCAGTTCGCAGTGGCAGTTATTGTTTACCGGTCTGGTGATTATTGCTATCGGCGTACTGATGGCGTGGCGCATTACCCTGCAGATTACCCGCCCGCTGCACCAGAGCCTGGCGCTGGCTGAACAGATTGCGCAGGGCGACCTGACCGCCTCCATCAACGTCGTACGCCGCGACGAACTGGGGATGTTAATGTCCGCAATGGCGACCATGAACCATAAACTGCGCGAGATGATCGGCGAAATTCGTGAAGGAGTGAGTAACGTGGCGTCCGCCGCGTCGGAAATCGCCGCCGGCAACACCGACCTCTCCTCCCGCACCGAGCAACAGTCGGCCGCGGTAGTGGAAACCGCCGCCAGCATGGAGCAGTTGACCTCGACCGTGAAGCAGAACGCCGACAACGCGCATCATGCTTCACAACTGGCGGCCGATGCGTCAGGCAACGCCACCAAAGGCGGCGAGATCGTCACCAACGTGGTGAGCACCATGAACGAGATAGCCGTTAGCTCCCGGCGTATTTCCGAAATCACCTCCGTCATCAACGGCATTGCCTTCCAGACCAACATTCTGGCGCTTAACGCCGCAGTGGAAGCCGCGCGTGCCGGCGAACAAGGCCGTGGCTTCGCGGTGGTGGCGGGCGAAGTGCGTAATCTGGCCCAGCGCAGCGCCCAGGCCGCCAAAGAGATCGAAACCCTGATCGGCGAATCGGTCACCCGGGTGAATACCGGCTCCACGCTGGTGGAAAGCGCCGGCAAAACGATGGACGAGATTATCCGCTCTATCTCCCATGTGCATGACATCATGGACGAGATCGCCTCAGCCTCTGACGAGCAAAGCCGCGGTATCAACCAGATCTCCACCGCGGTCGCCGAAATGGACGCCACCACTCAGCAGAACGCCGCGCTGGTGGAAGAGTCTTCCGCGGCGGCCAATTCGTTGGAAGAGCAGGCGCAGATGCTGGAACATGCGGTATCGGTGTTCCGCCTCGGTAATGACGACGTTTCGACGCGCCCGGCGCAACGCGCCAGCCTCAGCACCGGCAAACCGCTGAAGCTGACGGCCTCTGCGGCCAAAACCACCGCCGCCGCCGTGAACCGCGCTTCTGCGACCAAAGTCAAAGACGACTGGGAGTCGTTCTAACAGAGGGTTTGTCAGCAATCTGAACCGGGGCCGCGCCCCGGTTGCCGTCAGTCAGCGAAACCCGTACTTCTCCCGCAGTCCCAGTTCCGCCACAATGCGCACCCCGCGCTCCAGCGCGTCGCCGTCCAGATCGCGCAGCGGGCGGCGCAGGCTGCCCGCAGGCAGGCCAACCGCCTTCATCAGCGATTTCACCGCCACCGGATTGATGGCGGAATAGGTGTAGTGCAGCAGCGGCAGCAGATGCTGATAAGCATTGCGGAAACGCTCGGCGTCACCCGCCTCGCGCCACGGTCGGGAGATGGCCGCCAGTTCCGCCGGTGCGATATTACCGGTCATGTTGGCGGTGCCGTGGCCGCCCAGCGACATCGTGGGGACAACCAGCCCGA is from Dickeya dianthicola NCPPB 453 and encodes:
- a CDS encoding methyl-accepting chemotaxis protein, yielding MNTILHTYNNLKVGIKLAIGFGLILIMSAFIMLSGVNGFRNIDAYVDKSIISNDINNNLNDARRSRLSFQYTHDYAAINKVGDLMVKVGQSLNRANQLTWSPDAQNLLNQLNDAYKKYLPGREALIKASQQRDVVAQKLNQDSSAGTLNALRAQFSASTLTPELRLEFTTLFEQLSEIRDLTHELLLQPSVQTESSLRKALGNAQSTVNQFMPKFSAEQQGWLDQTWRFFSAYNGYIDDYMNAFRDENTATSTMTGAATILDNASSELYDSQLALVSAITASSQWQLLFTGLVIIAIGVLMAWRITLQITRPLHQSLALAEQIAQGDLTASINVVRRDELGMLMSAMATMNHKLREMIGEIREGVSNVASAASEIAAGNTDLSSRTEQQSAAVVETAASMEQLTSTVKQNADNAHHASQLAADASGNATKGGEIVTNVVSTMNEIAVSSRRISEITSVINGIAFQTNILALNAAVEAARAGEQGRGFAVVAGEVRNLAQRSAQAAKEIETLIGESVTRVNTGSTLVESAGKTMDEIIRSISHVHDIMDEIASASDEQSRGINQISTAVAEMDATTQQNAALVEESSAAANSLEEQAQMLEHAVSVFRLGNDDVSTRPAQRASLSTGKPLKLTASAAKTTAAAVNRASATKVKDDWESF
- the sbmA gene encoding peptide antibiotic transporter SbmA, which produces MFKSFFPNPKLFFSSALLWSLVVVVIWYSWGRPLGDSLLHISQPLPQGAIRFLSPAFLWFYGYYALCVGIFASAWALLNPHPWQRWSILGSSLIVFVTYFSVEVGVAVNDWYVPFYDLIQKALSAPNAVTIQAFYQQLLIFLGIALTAVTVGVLNLFFVSHYVFRWRTAMNDYYTSHWQTLRHIEGAAQRIQEDTMRFASTVESLGVDLVKSLMTLIAFLPVLVSLSSHVKSLPLIGEIPYGLVIAAIVWSLAGTSLLALIGIKLPGLEFNNQRVEAAYRKELVYGEDDAGRATPPTVKQLFKGVRKNYFRLYFHYTYFNIARVLYLQTDNVFGIIMLLPSIVAGSLTLGLMTQITNVFDQVRGSFQYLINSWTTIVELMSIYKRLRSFESVIQDVPMTIDAADVTSGA